In the genome of Candidatus Binatia bacterium, the window GGAAGGCGCGACTTTCCGATCCATAGGGGCACAGTGCTATCGCTCACCCCTGCGGCCGGAGCAAAGCTGCCAAGCACGTTGCCGTTGAGGTAAAAGACGCCAAGGCTAGCGCCACGGTCGACGGTAACGGCCACATGCAGCCACTGTCCGCCAAAGGGCCACGGCGGAACGGGCGGCAAAAAGCTCATGGTAGGCACATCGTAAAGCGCAGTGCCGCTGTAAATCGGGGCGCACACGCCACTGCTGCCTTGTTGGAAGCACAAGTCGACGAACACATTCACCGGAAAATTCTGCGGCGGATTCGGTGGCGCGGAGGTCGCCATGGTGCGCAGGAACAAAGCGTAGCCGGCGTTTCCCGCGGCATCGGCCTTGTCGACAATGGCATAAAAGCGTGCCTGGCCGGGCGACCAGTCCGGCACCCCACCAAAGCCCGGGGCGTTGGGCAAGAAAGCAGCGAACCACGCGTCGATGGTGAGATCCTTCTGAGCAAGATCCAGCAGCGGAGAATGAGGGACTTCGACCAACTCCGCGCCGGAGAAGAAGTAAAGCGCCGTGGCCACTTGCCCTGCAATCGTCACCGGGCCATTGGCGAACGTGCTGTTCACCGACCCCGGCTGCGGCTGTCCGTTCAAAGCCAGCCCTCCGATGTCGAGCACTGAAGTCGCGCCGCTCGGGTCGTCGAGTGGCCACCACGCAATTGCGTTCGTGGGGATCCCCACACACGTGGGTGTGGGCGTGGCGCTCGCTGTCGCCCCTGATGGAGTCGAGCTCGGTGTCGGGGTGGCCGAAGGCGTCTGGGTCACGGACCTCGTCGGGCTCGGACTCGGGTGCGGAGTGGGTGACGCACTCGGGATTGATGTGGCTGAGGCCGTCGCGCTCGCCGTCGCGCTAGGTGACAAGGTCAACGTTCGCGACGCGGTCGGAGTGACTGTGGCTGTCTGCGTGCGGGTTAGTGTGCGCGTGCGGGTCGCGGTCACGCTCAGCGGTGGTGTACGGGTGGACGACGCAGTTGAGGTGGCAGAGGACGTGCGCGTCGCGGTTCTCGTGCGGGTGGCGGTGCGAGTGGGCATTGCCTTGTGGGTGGGCGTAGCCGACGGGCAGTCCGCCTCCGCGCGGGCATTGACCAAGAAGCCCGTCACGTTCGACAAGTTGCTCACGTTAAATCGCAATGTGTTCAGCCCTCCGACAAACGGGTTGAATGCAGGCGGGCTCGCCACAAGGTTCAAGTTCTGCAGAGCGGAAAAGCAATTACTCGTCGGCGGCGTGCACGACCCAATCACAGTGTTGTTCAGTAAGATGCTCGAGACGATGTTGTCCGCAGCATACTGCCCCACGATGCGGAGGGCGGTGTACTGACTGAGTGGCGGCCAAATGAAGACGTCCACCACGTAGCTAGCGTTCGGTCCCGGGCTCGGGCTTCCAGACGTGCTCGGCTGAAGCCACCAGACCCCAGCAGGTGGTGCGACCCATGCTGTCGCCGGCGTCGTCGTAAAGGGGATGGGGCCGACCGGCGGTGTGGGTAGCGCAAAGCGCCAAAACGGGTCCGGCGCACCGGCAACGCTCACGCCTTGTCCGGTACTGATGTTCGCCACCAACGTTTGTCCGGGCACTGCGGGCGGAGAGCACGGTCCGAGGAACACCACGGGAGGCTGCGTGATCCCCGGTGTAGCGGTAGGCGAATTCGTCCCTGTGGGGGTGACGACGATAGCTGTTGCCGTTGGAGTGCGGGTCGGGGTAAAGCCATTGACTGGCGGGCAGCCCTCCAGCACCCCACGCACGGCACGCACGATCTCTTCCACGGTGATGCGCCTGTCGCCATCGCTGTCGCCGGCCGCACAGGCGCCGGCATCCGCCCCCTCCAGTGCCAAGCGTACCAGGGTGACAACTTCATCGACGGTGACGGCGCCATCTCCGCGACAGTCGCCCGGGCACGTCTGGGCCCAAAGAGATTGCGGCTTAAAGAATGCCGCCCCTGCTAGAAATGTGAGGAGCACAAACTTGCAAACCAAGTTGCGTGGGGCGACCCATAGAATTCCGCCAATTCCAGTCGGTCGCAACGCTCGTCGGTTCATGGGGATCGCCTTTCTCAAACGCCGCCTTTCGAGTAGCCACATTGGCGGAACTCGGTGGATAAAAGGCCTTATACACCCTCCTCTCGGCCTTATACACCCTCCTCTCAAGGAGTGCAACAAACTACGGGCAGCGAAATATTTGCCTCGCGCACCACGCCCCGCCGGCGACGTTTCGACACGGCGCGGGGGTGGTTGCAGCGTCCCCCGAGCATCCGAAGCGTCGGAGCTGCAGAATGCTACGCGACCGGTTTGAACAAGCCGACCCCAAAGCTGGCGGAGTGCCCCAACCGCAGGGGCCCGGGGACGGGCTCTGGAAACTCCAAGCGCAGCCGGTACCCGCGGCGGTCGCCCCACGATGTGCGCGCTCTTGCCTCGACCCGCGGCAAATGCACCGCGACCCACGACGAGCCGAGCACCTCCACATTCGTTTGTTCGGCACCGGCAACGCCCCGCAACGCGAGCTCGCGCCGCACTTGATGTTCTACCGCTTCCCGCGCGCGTAGCTTCCCGCCCCGCAAGTATCGGCGCGCCGGCACGTACGGAACCATGGACTCCCATACCTGCCACGCTCCATCGCCAAACCCCGGTGGCGGAGGAACACTGCGATCCAGCGGCACCAGCCGCACCTTCCACGCATCGCTGTCGTCGCCCGGCGCTGCCCAGGAAACTGGCTGCGCGGCAGCAGCTAAGATGGCTTGTTCTTCCTCCCTTTCGAAGGTGCTGCTGCGCCAAACCATGAGGCGCGTGGGGCAGCCGTCCTCGCACCAAACAAAAAACTCTGCGTGCCGGTGTCCTTGCAGTGGCTTGCCGTCAGCGTCTTTCCCGGCGATCAAGGCAACCGCGTTGCGAAGTTCCCTGGAAGCGCGAGACCATGTTACCGCGCGACCATTCGCCTTCTCCTTCAGGAGCTCGCGCAGCACCCTGCCGCGGAAGCGCGACGTCAAACGCGCTACCGCGCGGAGTTCCGGTTGCACGGTCCAGCCTATGGCGAACTGAATCAAGTTTCGGCTCGAGTGCATGGAACGTAACTGCCGTTTTTCGGAAGTGAACGGGCGCGGCGGACGGGCGGCGTAAAGGTACCGCGCACCAGGGGGCAGCGAGCGCCCGGCCACACTGGGATCCTCGGTCGTTCGTTCGAGGTCCGAGCGTCTAGCCTCCGGAGAAGGTACCAAAACCGGCACTCTGTCCCCTCGCGGTTCCTCGAAGAGCTCGCAGTTAGGCTGGGGAAAACTGACGGACTCGCGATACATGCGCGAGAACGACTCCGCCCTACCAAAGTAAATCATGCGCTCGAGGCAGCGGTCTAGCACGGTCGCCAGCTCGTCGCTCCAATCCGGCCCATCGATGAACCACCACACGGCGCCTTCATCCCCTCGGAGCGTGCACCAATAATTGTCTTGCGCCAAGCTGCGGCGATACGAGCGCATCCCCGGCTTACCTTTTACCGCCGGATCCCAGTCAAAGTCCGCTGGAAAATATTGGCGCAGGGGAGCACCTCTACGGGCAGCCGGAGAAAGCCAAAATGCATACGAGCTCGTGCAAAGGGCCCGCACAAGCTTGTCGAGCTCGCCATCCGAGCGTGGATCCTTGGATTCTCGCGCCCATTGGTACCACCGTGCGACCACAGCACGAGCAAAGCGCCACGGGCTCGGCGGCCACTCGCCATGGGGGTCGTCGAAAGGATTCACCCGCCACGGTGTGGCGTGAAAACGGCCCAGGGGGAACACTTGTCGGAGGACGATCCTCATGGCTCAGCGTCACTCCGCAGCGTCCTCTTCTTCCTCGCCGGCCGAGCCCGCCTCTGCCGGTTCCTCAGCGCCGACACGGTAGAGTGCCTCCCGTGGCCAATAGAGGTCGGTCACTCGCGGCTCCTCGAACCCTGCCTTCTCAATGGCCTCGCGAATATTCACGTCGATCTCCGCCTCTTCGCCGTTGCTCTTCAAACCCACACATTCGAGGTGGCAGCCGGAGCGGAAACGGAAAGGTTTCTCCAAGAGGCGCTTGATCTTCCACAACGCCAGCGCGACCAAAAACTCCTGTTGATTCTCGCGAAGACCGAGCCATCCGTCGCCGTTTCCGCGGCCGAATGACCGCACGAGCGCGGTGTCGAGGATGAACGTGGCGCGGATTTCCCTCGCCGTGGCATCGTCGACCGCAAAAATCGGTTGCCCTGAGGTGGTCATTCCCAGGCGGTCGAACTTCACCCCGGAGCGGTCCACACGGCCCGCACCGAAGGCTTCAAGATGAGCGGTCAAGACTCGCGGGATCTTAATTTGCCACTGCGGAAAGAGAACACCGTGTACGAGGGCGTTCGGGTCGTACCGGAAGATGGTCTGGAACACGTTCCACCACTTTTCCGCCGGCGGATGGGCTTTCTTACTCCCGGGGAGTTCGATGCCGAATTTCTCAATGAGAACCTCCTGAAACTCCAATGCACTCGCCTGGTTGGCTTGCCCTTTCTTCTTCCCCTGTGCTTGCCCATGCGGCTTAGTGCAAAGGGCACCGCGTTCATCGATCACTTGACCTTCGAGAAAGTACGTCGAAGCGATGCGGTGGCCTTCCGTTAAGCTTGTCACCACGACTTCACGTTTATCTAGGTCTAGCCGGCCGTTTTCGGATGCACCGGTCACGCAGCGCAGGTAGGGCATGCCCGCTAGATCGTCCACGAGTTCGTAGTCATGGGGGCCGCGCAAGCACACCGCCTCGAGGTGGTTGGCCATGCTGGCCGCGCTATCCACGATACAAACACTTTCCTCCCAAACTTGCTCCCCGCTCGTTCGCGGTGCCTTGTAGATGACGTGTCCTACCTCGGGGAAGCCAGCGGGCTGGAAGCGATCCAACCCGGCCACGGGCCGCAGTGTGGCCACCAGAACGAACGGGGACTCTCCCCGCAACACGGCCCCTGGGTTCACTCTCGTTGCCTTAGACACGGACATGTCCTCCTTTCTCTCGCTCTAACCGAACCCAGCGCTCGAACAGGGCGCTGCGGTCGCGATCGTTGAGGGGAAACAACAAACCTGCCAGCAGTCGCTCCGGATCGACGAGGCGAAACTCTGCACTCAGGCGCAACAAGGCCACATCTGCCAGCGCATAGCGGCTCCGGGCCAGTTCCACCGCAGCGGCGATCTGGCCGGTTCGAATCCGTGCCGCAATCGCCCGCGCCGCACCTGCAGTGCGGGCGCCGGTGCGGTCCAGCGGAACCTCGACACGGCCGCCGGCAACAAAGCGCCAGAGGGGGCGGCCATCGAACAAGGGCTGCAACAGCGCCAGGAACAACAAGGAACCGTCGGCTGCCGCCGCGCTGGCGTTTGTTGTTTGGGGGAGTTTGCGCACTTCGTCAGGAATCCTCTGCCAGTCGAACAAGGCAAAACGGGCAAGCCACCGCGCAAGAAGCTCCTCGTCGAGATCTCCCCGAAGCCATGCGTCCACGTCGTCTCGCGCCGCAGCGGCGGGCCAGTGTCGCGGGCGCCAAAGCTGCCCACTGTTTCCAGCCTTGCTCTCCTGCCAATCCAAGATCAATCTCAACAACACATCGGCGAGCGTTCTCGCCAGCAACCCGGGACCGTACACCCACCGAGCCGGAGGCTGCTCCGGATGCTCGAAGCGCCCAGGCGCGCCTAGGACTCCGAAACGGTACAACGCAAACGGCAGGGCTCGCGGGAAGGCGGACACAAAGGCCAAGGCCAGCCGCGCCTCCAACGGCGGAGCGGAATTCGGAAACAGGAGAGGCACCGCTTCGACCGGAAGAGGTCGCCAGCGCACACCCGCTTTTCTGTAGCTCGCGTTGCGATCTACACGGTCCAGCGCCTGCACCACAGCATCCAAGACCGCGCACAGCGCCTCGGGATCGTCCGCGGCCTGTGCCGCCCGGATCAACGCCGCCTCCA includes:
- the csb2 gene encoding type I-U CRISPR-associated protein Csb2, producing the protein MRIVLRQVFPLGRFHATPWRVNPFDDPHGEWPPSPWRFARAVVARWYQWARESKDPRSDGELDKLVRALCTSSYAFWLSPAARRGAPLRQYFPADFDWDPAVKGKPGMRSYRRSLAQDNYWCTLRGDEGAVWWFIDGPDWSDELATVLDRCLERMIYFGRAESFSRMYRESVSFPQPNCELFEEPRGDRVPVLVPSPEARRSDLERTTEDPSVAGRSLPPGARYLYAARPPRPFTSEKRQLRSMHSSRNLIQFAIGWTVQPELRAVARLTSRFRGRVLRELLKEKANGRAVTWSRASRELRNAVALIAGKDADGKPLQGHRHAEFFVWCEDGCPTRLMVWRSSTFEREEEQAILAAAAQPVSWAAPGDDSDAWKVRLVPLDRSVPPPPGFGDGAWQVWESMVPYVPARRYLRGGKLRAREAVEHQVRRELALRGVAGAEQTNVEVLGSSWVAVHLPRVEARARTSWGDRRGYRLRLEFPEPVPGPLRLGHSASFGVGLFKPVA
- a CDS encoding type I-U CRISPR-associated protein Cas7 translates to MSKATRVNPGAVLRGESPFVLVATLRPVAGLDRFQPAGFPEVGHVIYKAPRTSGEQVWEESVCIVDSAASMANHLEAVCLRGPHDYELVDDLAGMPYLRCVTGASENGRLDLDKREVVVTSLTEGHRIASTYFLEGQVIDERGALCTKPHGQAQGKKKGQANQASALEFQEVLIEKFGIELPGSKKAHPPAEKWWNVFQTIFRYDPNALVHGVLFPQWQIKIPRVLTAHLEAFGAGRVDRSGVKFDRLGMTTSGQPIFAVDDATAREIRATFILDTALVRSFGRGNGDGWLGLRENQQEFLVALALWKIKRLLEKPFRFRSGCHLECVGLKSNGEEAEIDVNIREAIEKAGFEEPRVTDLYWPREALYRVGAEEPAEAGSAGEEEEDAAE